DNA sequence from the [Limnothrix rosea] IAM M-220 genome:
TGCTGCCATGGAAGACAGTTATGTTAAAAAGTCATTGTGATTGAGGGGCTGGGAAAACATTGGAAAATTCTTTTTAATGGATAACTGTTGTGCTTCATCGCTAACTGTTGTGATTCATCGCTAACTGTTGCGGTGCAGTCTTTCAGTGTAAAAACCCGATCGCTCTTTTCGTAGCCCGTCCGCATCGTAGACTCAGCACAGCAATTGGTTAAAAAG
Encoded proteins:
- a CDS encoding isochorismatase family cysteine hydrolase; this translates as MADELLSEASDIIIEGKRGLCGFASTNLDFILRSRGITNLVLGGFLTNCCAESTMRTGYEKSDRVFTLKDCTATVSDESQQLAMKHNSYPLKRIFQCFPSPSITMTF